The following are encoded together in the Odocoileus virginianus isolate 20LAN1187 ecotype Illinois chromosome 28, Ovbor_1.2, whole genome shotgun sequence genome:
- the PELI3 gene encoding E3 ubiquitin-protein ligase pellino homolog 3 isoform X2: protein MVLEGNPEVGSPRTSDLQHPGNQGSCVLSSPGEDAQPGEEPIKYGELIVLGYNGCLANGDKGRRRSRLALSRRPHANGVKPDVIHHISTPLVSKALSNRGQHSISYTLSRSHSVIVEYTHDSDTDMFQIGRSTENMIDFVVTDTSPGGGAAEGPSAQSTISRYACRILCDRRPPYTARIYAAGFDASSNIFLGERAAKWRTPDGLMDGLTTNGVLVMHPAGGFSEDSAPGVWREISVCGNVYTLRDSRSAQQRGKLVENESNVLQDGSLIDLCGATLLWRTPAGLLRAPTLKQLEAQRQEANAARPQCPVGLSTLAFPSPARGRTAPDKQQPWVYVRCGHVHGYHGWGCRRERGPQERECPLCRLVGPYVPLWLGQEAGLCLDPGPPSHAFAPCGHVCSEKTARYWAQTPLPHGTHAFHAACPFCGAWLTGEHGCVRLIFQGPLD, encoded by the exons ATGGTGCTGGAAGGAAACCCTGAAGTGGGGTCTCCCCGAACCTCAGATCTCCAGCACCCGGGGAACCAGGGCTCTTGTGTGCTGTCTTCTCCTGGTGAAGATGCACAGCCAGGGGAGGAGCCCATCAAGTATGGCGAACTCATCGTTCTGGG CTACAATGGGTGTCTGGCAAATGGGGACAAGGGCCGCCGCCGAAGCCGCCTGGCCCTGAGTCGCCGGCCACACGCCAACGGAGTGAAGCCAGATGTCATTCACCACATCTCAACGCCGCTCGTCTCCAAG GCACTGAGCAACCGGGGCCAGCACAGCATCTCCTACACACTGTCCCGGAGCCACTCGGTCATAGTCGAGTACACTCATGACAGCGACACAGATATGTTCCAG ATTGGCCGCTCCACGGAGAACATGATTGACTTCGTGGTGACAGACAcgtcccctgggggaggggctgctgaGGGCCCCTCTGCCCAGAGCACCATCTCCCGCTACGCCTGCCGCATCCTCTGTGACCGCCGGCCACCCTATACTGCCCGCATCTATGCCGCTGGCTTCGATGCCTCCAGCAACATCTTCCTTGGA GAGCGGGCAGCCAAATGGCGGACCCCCGACGGGCTGATGGACGGCTTAACCACCAACGGGGTCCTGGTGATGCACCCAGCAGGCGGCTTCTCTGAGGACTCGGCCCCGGGTGTCTGGCGGGAGATCTCGGTCTGTGGGAATGTGTATACTCTGAGGGACAGCCGCTCGGCACAGCAGCGGGGGAAGCTG GTGGAAAACGAGTCCAACGTGTTGCAGGACGGCTCCCTCATCGACCTGTGCGGGGCCACGCTGCTGTGGCGCACGCCGGCGGGGCTGCTGCGGGCGCCCACGCTGAAGCAGCTGGAGGCCCAGCGGCAGGAGGCGAACGCAGCCCGGCCCCAGTGTCCCGTGGGCCTCAGCACCCTGGCCTTCCCCAGCCCGGCCCGCGGCCGCACGGCACCCGACAAGCAGCAGCCCTGGGTGTATGTCCGCTGCGGCCACGTCCACGGCTACCACGGCTGGGGCTGCCGGAGAGAGCGGGGCCCCCAGGAGCGCGAGTGTCCCCTCTGCCGCCTCGTGGGGCCCTACGTGCCCCTGTGGCTCGGCCAGGAGGCTGGCCTCTGCCTGGACCCTGGGCCGCCCAGCCATGCCTTTGCACCCTGCGGCCACGTCTGCTCTGAGAAGACTGCCCGCTACTGGGCTCAGACGCCACTGCCCCATGGCACCCACGCGTTCCACGCCGCCTGCCCCTTTTGTGGGGCCTGGCTCACCGGCGAGCATGGCTGTGTCCGCCTCATTTTCCAGGGGCCACTGGACTAG
- the PELI3 gene encoding E3 ubiquitin-protein ligase pellino homolog 3 isoform X1: MVLEGNPEVGSPRTSDLQHPGNQGSCVLSSPGEDAQPGEEPIKYGELIVLGYNGCLANGDKGRRRSRLALSRRPHANGVKPDVIHHISTPLVSKALSNRGQHSISYTLSRSHSVIVEYTHDSDTDMFQIGRSTENMIDFVVTDTSPGGGAAEGPSAQSTISRYACRILCDRRPPYTARIYAAGFDASSNIFLGVENESNVLQDGSLIDLCGATLLWRTPAGLLRAPTLKQLEAQRQEANAARPQCPVGLSTLAFPSPARGRTAPDKQQPWVYVRCGHVHGYHGWGCRRERGPQERECPLCRLVGPYVPLWLGQEAGLCLDPGPPSHAFAPCGHVCSEKTARYWAQTPLPHGTHAFHAACPFCGAWLTGEHGCVRLIFQGPLD; the protein is encoded by the exons ATGGTGCTGGAAGGAAACCCTGAAGTGGGGTCTCCCCGAACCTCAGATCTCCAGCACCCGGGGAACCAGGGCTCTTGTGTGCTGTCTTCTCCTGGTGAAGATGCACAGCCAGGGGAGGAGCCCATCAAGTATGGCGAACTCATCGTTCTGGG CTACAATGGGTGTCTGGCAAATGGGGACAAGGGCCGCCGCCGAAGCCGCCTGGCCCTGAGTCGCCGGCCACACGCCAACGGAGTGAAGCCAGATGTCATTCACCACATCTCAACGCCGCTCGTCTCCAAG GCACTGAGCAACCGGGGCCAGCACAGCATCTCCTACACACTGTCCCGGAGCCACTCGGTCATAGTCGAGTACACTCATGACAGCGACACAGATATGTTCCAG ATTGGCCGCTCCACGGAGAACATGATTGACTTCGTGGTGACAGACAcgtcccctgggggaggggctgctgaGGGCCCCTCTGCCCAGAGCACCATCTCCCGCTACGCCTGCCGCATCCTCTGTGACCGCCGGCCACCCTATACTGCCCGCATCTATGCCGCTGGCTTCGATGCCTCCAGCAACATCTTCCTTGGA GTGGAAAACGAGTCCAACGTGTTGCAGGACGGCTCCCTCATCGACCTGTGCGGGGCCACGCTGCTGTGGCGCACGCCGGCGGGGCTGCTGCGGGCGCCCACGCTGAAGCAGCTGGAGGCCCAGCGGCAGGAGGCGAACGCAGCCCGGCCCCAGTGTCCCGTGGGCCTCAGCACCCTGGCCTTCCCCAGCCCGGCCCGCGGCCGCACGGCACCCGACAAGCAGCAGCCCTGGGTGTATGTCCGCTGCGGCCACGTCCACGGCTACCACGGCTGGGGCTGCCGGAGAGAGCGGGGCCCCCAGGAGCGCGAGTGTCCCCTCTGCCGCCTCGTGGGGCCCTACGTGCCCCTGTGGCTCGGCCAGGAGGCTGGCCTCTGCCTGGACCCTGGGCCGCCCAGCCATGCCTTTGCACCCTGCGGCCACGTCTGCTCTGAGAAGACTGCCCGCTACTGGGCTCAGACGCCACTGCCCCATGGCACCCACGCGTTCCACGCCGCCTGCCCCTTTTGTGGGGCCTGGCTCACCGGCGAGCATGGCTGTGTCCGCCTCATTTTCCAGGGGCCACTGGACTAG